The Catenulispora sp. MAP5-51 DNA window CGGGTGCCGCGGGTGCTGTTGGCGGTGAACAAGATGGACCTGGTCGACTTCGACAAGGACCGCTTCGGCGAGATCGAGGCCGACTTCGCCGCCTACACCACCGCACTCGGCATCGAGCATTGTGCCGCGCTACCCGTCTCAGCCCTACGCGGCGACAACGTCGTGGAGCCGTCGGCGGATCTGGCCTGGTTCGAAGGTCCCACACTGCTGGAGTATCTGGAGAACGTGCCGGTGGCAGCCGACCAGCGTCCGGCCGGCCGGTTTCCGGTGCAGTACGTGATCCGGCACCAGTCCGCGGACTACCGGGGTTATGCCGGCACCATCGCCTCCGGCCACCTGCAAGTCGGCGAGGAGATTGTGGTGTTGCCGTCCGGTCAGCGCTCGACCATCGCGGGTATCGACCTCCTTGGCTGCCCCGCCCAACGCGCCGCCGCCGGCGAAGCCGCCACCATCCTGCTTGCCGACGCACTCGACGTCTCCCGCGGCGATTTGATCGCCCCGGTCGATGGTGCACCGGCTGCGGTGCAGGACGTGGTGGCCACGGTGTGCCACTTGTCGGAGAAGCCGCTGGCTGCGGGAGACAGGGTCCTGCTCAAGCACACCACTCGCACGGTCAAGGCTGTTGTGAAGGAGATCTCGGCGAAGCTGGACATCTCCAACCCGCTCGACGCACACGATGCTGACGCCGCCACGACCGCCACGACCGCCATGACCGCCGCGACCGCCGCGACAACCA harbors:
- a CDS encoding sulfate adenylyltransferase subunit 1; translated protein: MTALLDAPTAKDTRTAGLLRLATAGSVDDGKSTLVGRLLYDTKSVLADQFEAVERTSRDRGLEQADLALLTDGLRSEREQGITIDVAYRYFATPRRRFILADTPGHVQYTRNMVTGASTAELAVILVDARKGLAEQTRRHTAVSALLRVPRVLLAVNKMDLVDFDKDRFGEIEADFAAYTTALGIEHCAALPVSALRGDNVVEPSADLAWFEGPTLLEYLENVPVAADQRPAGRFPVQYVIRHQSADYRGYAGTIASGHLQVGEEIVVLPSGQRSTIAGIDLLGCPAQRAAAGEAATILLADALDVSRGDLIAPVDGAPAAVQDVVATVCHLSEKPLAAGDRVLLKHTTRTVKAVVKEISAKLDISNPLDAHDADAATTATTAMTAATAATTTAAAAGVAASAPSETAAHILHANDIGRVVLRTASPILLEPYAADRETGSFLLIDPASGDTLTAGMSGDPLGVFSIPFGECADA